A window from Ictalurus punctatus breed USDA103 unplaced genomic scaffold, Coco_2.0 Super-Scaffold_100046, whole genome shotgun sequence encodes these proteins:
- the LOC128629995 gene encoding histone H1-like: MAEVAPAPAAAPAKAPKKKVASRAKKAGPSVGELIVKAVSSSKERSGVSLAALKKALAAGGYDVEKNNSRVKIAVKGLVTKGTLVQTKGTGASGSFKLNKKQTEAKKPLKKAAPKAKKPAAKKPAATKKPKKVAAKKPAAAAKKSPKKAKKPTAAAKKATKSPKKAKKPATPKKAAKSPKKAKAVKPKTAKPKAAKAKKAAPKKK, from the coding sequence ATGGCAGAAGTCGCACCCGCTCCCGCCGCCGCGCCGGCCAAAGCGCCCAAGAAGAAAGTAGCTTCGAGAGCAAAAAAAGCCGGCCCTAGCGTCGGCGAGCTGATCGTCAAAGCCGTTTCCTCGTCTAAGGAGAGGAGCGGCGTGTCTCTCGCTGCTCTGAAGAAAGCGCTGGCTGCCGGCGGATACGATGTGGAGAAGAACAACTCCCGCGTCAAGATCGCCGTTAAGGGTCTCGTGACTAAAGGCActctggtgcagaccaaagggaCCGGCGCGTCTGGCTCTTTCAAGCTGAACAAGAAGCAGACCGAAGCCAAGAAGCCCTTGAAGAAAGCCGCGCCCAAAGCGAAAAAGCCCGCCGCCAAAAAGCCCGCCGCTACTAAGAAGCCCAAGAAGGTAGCGGCCAAGAAACCCGCCGCCGCGGCCAAGAAGTCTCCTAAGAAAGCGAAGAAGCCCACAGCCGCCGCAAAGAAAGCCACCAAGAGCCCGAAGAAGGCGAAAAAGCCGGCGACCCCTAAAAAGGCAGCCAAGAGCCCCAAGAAAGCGAAAGCTGTCAAGCCCAAGACCGCAAAGCCTAAAGCGGCAAAGGCGAAGAAGGCAGCACccaaaaagaagtaa
- the LOC128630019 gene encoding histone H2A, translating to MSGRGKTGGKARAKAKTRSSRAGLQFPVGRVHRLLRKGNYAERVGAGAPVYLAAVLEYLTAEILELAGNAARDNKKTRIIPRHLQLAVRNDEELNKLLGGVTIAQGGVLPNIQAVLLPKKTEKAVKTK from the coding sequence ATGagtggcagaggaaaaaccggcgGAAAAGCTAGAGCTAAGGCCAAGACTCGTTCATCCAgggctggacttcagttccccgtGGGACGTGTGCACAGGCTTCTGCGTAAAGGCAACTATGCCGAGCGCGTCGGTGCCGGCGCTCCGGTCTACCTGGCCGCAGTGTTGGAGTATCTGACCGCTGAGATCCTGGAGTTGGCAGGTAATGCCGCCCGTGATAACAAGAAGACCCGTATCATTCCCCGCCACTTGCAGCTCGCCGTGCGTAACGACGAGGAGCTGAACAAACTGCTCGGTGGAGTGACCATCGCTCAAGGTGGTGTACTACCGAACATTCAGGCTGTGCTTCTGCCTAAAAAGACCGAGAAGGCCGTCAAGACTAAGTAA
- the LOC128630005 gene encoding histone H3, with product MARTKQTARKSTGGKAPRKQLATKAARKSAPATGGVKKPHRYRPGTVALREIRRYQKSTELLIRKLPFQRLVREIAQDFKTDLRFQSSAVMALQEASEAYLVGLFEDTNLCAIHAKRVTIMPKDIQLARRIRGERA from the coding sequence AtggcaagaaccaagcagaccgCCCGTAAGTCCACCGGTGGCAAGGCGCCAAGGAAGCAGCTCGCCACTAAGGCTGCCCGCAAGAGCGCGCCGGCTACCGGCGGCGTGAAGAAGCCTCACCGTTACAGGCCTGGCACCGTGGCTCTGAGGGAGATCCGCCGTTATCAGAAGTCTACTGAGCTGCTCATCCGCAAGCTGCCCTTCCAGCGCCTGGTGAGAGAAATCGCTCAGGACTTCAAGACCGACTTGCGTTTCCAGAGCTCGGCCGTCATGGCCCTGCAGGAAGCGAGTGAGGCATATCTGGTCGGTCTTTTCGAGGACACCAACCTGTGCGCTATCCacgccaagagagtgaccatcatgcccaaggatattcagctggcccgccgtattcgcggagaacgcgcCTAA